The Coffea arabica cultivar ET-39 chromosome 1e, Coffea Arabica ET-39 HiFi, whole genome shotgun sequence genome has a window encoding:
- the LOC113708723 gene encoding uncharacterized protein, whose product MAQQEEGWPLGLQPLNVRVGLARSRNFSGSTSFNTILSGSPSSSTNSSSDLDTESTGSFFHDRSTTLGSLIGVARIVNLSRRSTRGTSNPEAINGGHKSYRTKTWCFSLCPTDTTDAETVARNTPSLGHFLAVERRAAANEHHRSSHSSVFCGPDELAMAQPDREPNTLFVNGQIAPPPHESSSSPWSGSDVHRRNTSGGLGQGSGQGVPVLLFPCMCGCG is encoded by the exons ATGGCTCAACAG GAAGAAGGATGGCCGCTGGGATTGCAGCCTCTGAATGTAAGAGTAGGGTTAGCTAGGAGCCGTAATTTTTCTGGATCAACATCATTCAATACCATACTGAGTGGTTCTCCTAGTTCCTCAACAAATTCTTCATCAGATTTGGACACAGAA TCAACAGGGTCATTCTTCCACGACAGAAGCACTACGCTTGGAAGCCTAATTGGCGTAGCAAGAATAGTGAATCTCTCAAGAAGATCTACCAGGGGAACCTCAAATCCAGAAGCCATCAATGGAGGCCACAAGAGCTATAGGACGAAAACATGGTGTTTCTCTCTGTGTCCAACGGATACTACGGATGCTGAGACTGTAGCAAGAAACACCCCATCACTCGGCCATTTTCTTGCGGTGGAGAGAAGGGCAGCTGCTAATGAACATCATAGAAGCAGCCATAGCTCAGTATTTTGTGGTCCTGATGAACTTGCCATGGCTCAGCCTGATCGGGAACCGAATACATTGTTTGTGAATGGCCAAATTGCCCCACCTCCTCATGAGTCAAGTTCAAGTCCATGGTCTGGTTCAGATGTTCACAGGAGAAACACCAGTGGTGGATTAGGACAGGGCAGCGGACAGGGGGTTCCGGTGCTGCTGTTTCCTTGCATGTGCGGGTGCGGGTAG
- the LOC113708731 gene encoding putative E3 ubiquitin-protein ligase XBAT31: MGQGLSCGTNDEHGLFSAVQHGDLETVEAVLDKNPSLIHHTVYDRYSVLHVAAANGQIEILSMLLSRSVNPDLSNRHKQTPLMLAAMHGKINCVQKLIEAGANILKFDSVNGRTCLHYAAYYGHSDCLKVILSAARTNHVAVSWGYSRFVNIRDGKGATPLHLAARQRRPECVHALLDSGALVCASTGGYGFPGSTPLHLAARGGSLDCVRELLAWGADRLNRDASGRIPYTVALRHNHGACAALLNPSSAEPLVWPSPLKLISELNQEAKVLLERALMEANREREKSILKGTSFSVASPSHSDTGTDDNVSEISDTELCGICFDQVCTIEVQPCGHQMCAQCTLALCCHNKPNPMTATVAIPACPFCRSSIVQLIVAKVKTENSIELDVNSPKLRKSRRSWNLNEGSSSFKGLGAVGSISKIVGRGSGRIAIENEWIDKPVGLDT; the protein is encoded by the exons ATGGGTCAGGGGCTAAGTTGCGGGACTAATGATGAACATGGGCTATTCAGTGCTGTCCAGCATGGGGATTTGGAAACTGTGGAGGCAGTTTTAGACAAAAACCCAAGTCTTATCCATCATACAGTTTATGATCGATACTCTGTTTTGCATGTTGCTGCTGCCAATGGCCAGATCGAG ATTCTTTCCATGCTTTTGAGTCGATCTGTTAATCCAGATTTGTCGAATCGCCACAAGCAA ACTCCATTGATGTTGGCTGCAATGCATGGAAAGATCAACTGTGTGCAGAAGCTCATAGAAGCTGGGGCTAAC ATTTTGAAGTTTGATTCGGTTAATGGACGGACATGCTTGCACTATGCTGCCTATTATGGTCATTCTGATTGCCTGAAAGTAATTCTTTCTGCTGCACGCACCAATCATGTTGCTGTTTCCTG GGGATATTCTCGGTTTGTGAATATTAGAGATGGTAAAGGAGCAACTCCATTGCACTTGGCCGCTCGTCAAAGACGGCCTGAATGTGTTCATGCATTGCTGGACAGTGGAGCTCTAGTTTGTGCTTCAACGGGTGGATATGG CTTTCCAGGGAGCACTCCGCTTCATTTGGCAGCAAGAGGAGGTTCTCTTGATTGCGTTCGCGAACTCTTAGCCTGGGGTGCAGATCGACTTAACAGAGATGCATCAGG GAGAATACCGTATACGGTTGCTCTGAGGCATAATCATGGAGCTTGTGCGGCGTTACTGAATCCATCGTCTGCTGAGCCtcttgtctggccatcacctttaAAGTTGATTAGTGAGCTTAATCAGGAGGCCAAAGTTCTGTTGGAACGTGCATTGATGGAGGCAAACagggaaagagaaaagagcATTCTAAAGGGCACTTCATTCTCTGTAGCTTCTCCATCTCATTCTGATACAGGAACTGATGATAACGTATCTGAG ATTAGTGACACGGAGCTGTGCGGGATATGCTTTGATCAAGTTTGCACAATTGAGGTCCAACCCTGCGGACACCAGATGTGTGCTCAATGCACATTGGCCTTGTGTTGCCATAACAAACCGAACCCAATGACTGCAACCGTTGCAATACCAGCCTGCCCGTTCTGCCGAAGCAGCATTGTCCAATTGATTGTTGCAAAGGTTAAAACCGAGAACAGCATTGAACTTGATGTCAACTCTCCGAAGCTGAGAAAGTCTAGGAGGTCTTGGAACCTCAATGAAGGCAGCAGCAGTTTCAAAGGCTTAGGAGCAGTAGGGTCAATAAGTAAAATTGTTGGACGGGGTTCAGGCAGGATCGCCATTGAGAATGAATGGATTGATAAGCCAGTAGGTCTTGATACATGA